The DNA segment GGCGGGGTGTCCGGCGGGCACTCGGGAAAGCTCCACAGCCCGCCCCAGATGCCCGCTGGCGGGCGCTGTTCCAGCAACACTTCGCCGGCGGGGTTTTGCAGGATCAGCATGGTGGTCTGGCGCACCGGCAGGGCCTTGCGCGGCTTGCGGCCGGGATAATCGTGGGGATTGCCCTGCCGGCGGGCCTGGCAATCCTCGGCCAGCGGGCAGGCGGGGCAGTCGGGCTGACGGCGCCGGCAGACGGTGGCGCCCAGGTCCATGATCGCCTGGGTATAGTCTCGGACCCGCTGTGTCGGGGTGGCGGCCTCGGCCAGCTCCCAGAGGCGGCGCTCCACCGCCTTATCGCCCGGCCAGCCGTCGACGGCGTGGTAGCGCGCCAGAACCCGTTTGGCATTGCCGTCGAGGATGGCAAAGCGTTGATCCCGGGCCTGGGCCAGAATCGCCCCGGCGGTGGAACGGCCGATGCCGGGCAGGGCCAGCACCTGCTCGAAGTCGTCAGGAAAATCGCTGCCATGCTGATCCCGGATCTGTTGTGCGGCCTTGTGCAGGTTACGCGCCCGGGCGTAGTAACCCAGCCCGGTCCACAGATGCAGCACCGCGTCCAGTTCGGCATCGGCCAGTGCGCGGATGTCGGGGAAGCGGGCCATGAAGCGCTCGAAATAGGGGATCACCGTGGCCACCTGGGTCTGCTGCAGCATGATCTCCGAAATCCAGACCCGGTACGCAGAGCGCTCCTGCTGCCAGGGGAGATCGTGGCGACCGGACTGATCGAACCAGTTAAGCAGACGCTGGTCGAAGCGGGCGGGTTGCTGCGCGGTTTGGCTTTCAGGGGGCATC comes from the Thiohalophilus sp. genome and includes:
- the mutY gene encoding A/G-specific adenine glycosylase; translated protein: MPPESQTAQQPARFDQRLLNWFDQSGRHDLPWQQERSAYRVWISEIMLQQTQVATVIPYFERFMARFPDIRALADAELDAVLHLWTGLGYYARARNLHKAAQQIRDQHGSDFPDDFEQVLALPGIGRSTAGAILAQARDQRFAILDGNAKRVLARYHAVDGWPGDKAVERRLWELAEAATPTQRVRDYTQAIMDLGATVCRRRQPDCPACPLAEDCQARRQGNPHDYPGRKPRKALPVRQTTMLILQNPAGEVLLEQRPPAGIWGGLWSFPECPPDTPPQQWCASQLGLEADELTPQAPLRHTFSHFHLDIQPLCGTIRGDPTRMMEPSKRVWYNTRRPDARGLPAPVKALLQQLATESD